The sequence CCACCGATACTCTCCATTGCCATTGAAGTCGTACTTGAAGAGAGATAAAGTGTgcgctgccagaggctcaattgtggccaaactctgaaaatgaggcCGACAAGCACTGTTtacgcattttcacggatggacCCAGGGCCGAGCATggttccggctctggtgtctacgtggaatccagcagcgTACGcttctgtgtttcaagcggaactttgttgtggaaaacaggtggagaggcagatctgtatttatctgcagcgacagcgaagctgcgctcatggccttggatagctctccaaccacttcaaggctAGTTGAGACTTGTATATCCCGGCTAAACTATGTCGTTAGACATAATACCCTGGTACTaacatgggttccgggacatgtgGATATCGCGGGTGACGAGACCTCTGAATCTTTAGCtgggatgggctctgaggctaaCTTCTTTGACCCTGAGcctgttctgccactccctaCTGCAGACAGCAAAGCcatggttagcaaacgggttacttcaacccacaagcgagcttggcaggctaagAGCGGCTGCAGACGACAAATGGTATGACGTTACCTGGCATGTCTGACCGACtatcgcagatcctcctgtcattaagcagaaaggCCTAttggcagctggttggactgggCGAAGCAcgtggaaaaggtaggcatctcagacagtgcactttgTCCAGCATGGGGAGAGGAGGACGAGAcggtggaccactttctgtgcatctgcccggccttcgctcgaatcaggcttgaggtctttggcactgatgtgtttgAAAAGAGTTGCTCTTATGTGGAAAAACTTCTTTATCCGGCGCGTTGGTACATTCTTTGAGCTTCGGGATGAGCCCTTACTGAAATGATTGCTTTGCGTCCACTAGTGTGGTGTCGCTAGTCAGCTTCTCAGAAATGTGAAACTTTGGAATGAAATACTCACAATACATTAATTGCACAGTGGACACTTTCAAGTTACCGTTTCATAAGGCTGTTTAGAGATGCAGCGATCTGCTCCTTAAAGGAAATGATAAGCAAAAGCGGAACTTGCTGGATACTTCGAAGTAGGAAGGAAGTTACGCGGAATTCGCGTAAACAGCTACAAATATCAGTGACGGCAGAGGTCGCCCAGTTTTAAGCTAATGTAAAAACTGAGAGTTTCTCAGCCATCTTTGATTTCGGTAAAAATGTTCTTGAAATTCTTTTCAATTTCATATGGATCAGTTAAAGCAGGATCTTAAAAACTCCATTAGTTTAAAATATGTGCACCTAGAACCTTCAAACTTTCATTATACTCTTTGTCTTAGGCTGCAAATACTCCTCTGTCTTCCATGGCCCTTTACAGCTGTTGAAAGTATTTGGCAGCGTTGTGTTTTTCCAATGAAAAGCCACTGCAAGCTAGCATTTCCAGCTAAAGTGCCATATAACAGATGCAAAgtgatttttcatttatttattttcctctttacaataacaacatacatatgcacacttcCTCCCTTTGGACAGAGTATATACAATACATGCAATTCGTACCGACATCATCCAGctgccttttgtttttttctttttgtgtaaATCGTCtctactaaaatatttttcatagaattttctttttgtgctTTCTTCAAATTCGCAAACGTCAGTAGTGCTTTGGAATCATGGATATCAATTTAGGCAAGTCATATCTCAAGGAGATTGTATGCACACGCCGACCTACGAATGTGTGCGCGTATACACCTACAGACGAACTCGGTTGCTGGAAGTAGGTTATGCCGCATTTTCACCCATAACCTTTGTACTCTTTAGTCAAATTCCAGATAACTGAGTGTGACTCTTTGGCATTTTTGAGCTGCTGTTTAGTAAAGGACTCAACTGTATCATTTTCTACTAAGTGTATCGGTATTTTTATAGAGTAAAGGCAAAAGGTGATAGCAGCAGCTAGTTTGAGGTTTCAACATTTGACACTCGTCAGAAATATTGTATAGCTGTATATCTTACTCTTGTTGCTGCGCTATTAATGATTGTTAAGAGTTCTTTGTTTCCCGTTAATGGTTTATTGAATATGACACTGATGAACTTTGGAGAGGAACTTAGTGAGGTGATGGAAAAGCTTGTAACAGGAAGGTACAAATTCTTTAGTAGCTGAGAGCTTTTGTCTACATTTGGATTTTCTTATTGTTCTTCTTAAGTTACCAGTCGTCGAATCTTAGCCAGTTGCCTCTTGTCATTGCTACTTTGCGATCTGATTTCGTTGTTGCACCATGAGTGCcaaattaaagaatttttctCCAGAACTTATCTTCTTCTATACTATAAAgatgaatgtctgtacgttgtccgcgcatcactacgaaacgacaacaccaaatgacgtaaaaatttgtatacattcatattttcaccccatgaaggttataggcatgattcaataataaaaggtttgctcagtaagcagctttctcatttcctcttgacaaatcggctcccttagcaagacactgggttgctaactcCAGAAATTTTTCGCAAAAGCGGAAGGAAAGTAAACTTTGttggaaaaacatttcgttttcaaaaggGTGTGCAAGCACTTCCTCGGTATGTGAATAACCAAAACGATATGGAAAACATACTGTCATACAGCTTAAATCATAAAGTATCTTTTTAGGACAATGAACGTGAAGGATGGACGTTTTGACTATTTGAGTCCGATGCCTTTCAAATACAGGTTGGGAAAGTACTTACTAGGCTACTTTAAAGATGCATAAGGTACCAACAAGAGCTAATTTAGCAATATGTAACTAATCACAGCCTCCTGATGGCAAATGGTttcttatgaggagtttttcattgcagaaatacactcggaggtgtgccattgcctgtcgaggagccTTCGCTAttacaaacaacattttctatcatttggagtTTCATGCCCGGAGTAGTTTGTCAAGTAGTTAGAAATGTAAGAATAATCTCGACTTGGGGGTCAAAACTCCAAACTTACGTGGGTATAGCATAGTAAAGCAAGGCGTGAGTATGTTCCCAGCTTCTTGTTAGTCAACTAAATTTATCATGAGTTCGATTCTTCTCTGAAAGGCTTTCATTAAGGCCATAATGCTTAGGTAAAATTATAGCGTCATATTAGCAAAACTTCCCAACTTCCTGATCAGtttccaatttaaaaattaattcacaaaatataatcTGGGTTTAACTTAATAACCTTTGGCCATTTCTACTTGTACCatttataatttaagtaaacacaaaacattttttgctaccatttttaccaaaaaggtatttaatttttccattttcttcgtccttcttaaatgcgaccttttgtaagggagtgtcaaaactcTAATGTCACTTGtcaacctttaataattgaatcatgggttataggcatgtttttatgatggaactcccttcccacagcccccaggccgcgccaccactctcattcgtcactaataatcgagtATTTgcctaaatttaatctaaaaaatcttagtttttcctatttcccactatttatagcacactctagacttcataatccgcataagctgttcaactatgacccaaatgcaaagttcaaaaacggtttgagatagaaaattacaataataaaaataattttgcttgatatatttctgattggttgttttgattttattcaacgaggcatagcaacggatgccgggtattgtaatattattgttattaataaaaaattattttctatgaaattattgtttgtaatttttttttatatatacatatcctaaatccatcaaaactactcctacgcgagcggggctgcgggttaaagctagttttACGTAAATCGCATACATCAGTGACATTTAAAGCTTTATGGCGTAACTTAAAACCTGAATTTACATGGAAAGTTTAGGTCTGAATGTATTCAATTGACCTTGAAATGCATAATTACTATTGTATTTTACTAGTGCCAGAAAAATCAGCAATAATTCTCCAGCTCGAAATTTTATTAGCACATTTGGTTATATTAGCGAAATAGAGAATATGCGCTCTAAGTATTCCTATTGTATTTGTCCTTTGAAAATATTAGATTCATACAATTAAATTTGCTTAAACGAGACGGTTGGATATTTTATACCTTTGACACTCTATTTCGCTAATATTGGCTATGGGTCCAGAGTTAGGCTCCATCATAAAATTCATCTGGTctggaaattaaaagtttttatcgCTGGCCGATAAAATGGAATGCAAATGCAATGCAATTgcacaaatagaaaaattggaTGGTGAAAACTATGCAGTTTAGTCTATCCAAATGaaaagttaattgttgacatttGAAACATTCGAATATTGAAACGTGGTTGAAATATTATGTTGTAGCAGCATCCGTAAAGAGGCTCATTGAGCACATTCATCAAATGCTACACCTCGTGTGTTATGGGCATATGGATGGAGAAGGTTGATTGTACGAATGGTGGGCATGCGCTAGTCAGAAACCGCGGATTTGAGTCCGAAGTTTCGGGATTCCTAGAGCGTCCCTAGCTTATGTAAAATGCATAACCCATGCTTCCTAGCCAGATTGTAACGACGCTTTCACCTATGATGTCCTCACAGACAATATTTGGTATTGCGTTAAAGGCTGATGTTTTCCTGCGAGTATCACGAAATGTTCTCAAGAGCCTTCTGGTCATCCGACGACCAAGCTGCTTTCTGTTCTGCGGGtgcagaaataaataaacatctGTTCCTACAACTAAGCAATTGGTACCCTGGACTCACTTAAGGTGCGTTAAAAACTCCTCGAGAAATGTCTGACTTCCATCTCGATTGCATCCAATTATTTGGATATCAAGCCCTACTGGGTACCAATGACATGAAACATTCTCTACTGAATGCGCTTGAGCCAGCGAAGCAATGCATCGACCGATCTTTCGAATATATCACATCTTCTACTCCAAATGAGCCAGATCAATCGATTAGGCAAACTTTTATGCAACCTTATAAAATCAATTAACTGAAGTATCTGAACTTTTCCTGTTGAtttatttcaagaaaatttggtATTTCTTCCAAAACTTCGGCAATGAAGCACATTTTTGGCTGCATGAAGCTGGTCAAAAAGCTGAGTTATTGGGCAGCAAAAAATCCTGCTCTATAGAAGGGGAGGATGTTAACCCTTGATACTccgctttttgaaaatcgaaacTGGCCGGTATAGACGTAGAGAGCCATATACGGTTACTTAGTCGCACAGACTCGACACAGAATCTTTTCTAATAACTCATTATTGCTATTTTAATAAGAGCATGGGCCCTTCTGCCCTAAGCAAACttattctgtttgttttttgtttctagaCTAGAGAAAGTCGCGCTATATTGATGGATTGCAATTTATAATATCAATTTCGTCCCGTCCCCAATTGATCCCGACGACCGCTGAATCTATAAATTATCAGCCAGATGAGAAACTTGAAATGATTGGCCGACTACTCATACCCACATTAAAGATTATAAGCCCCATCTATGTTTACGATAGTTCCTTctgaacaaaatttcaaaagaaggTAACGGTATAGGGTTAAATAGTTAGTCCGCTTCAATCGCTGGTATGAAATATGATTCAGCTGAACACCAAAATACAAAAGCATCAACAAACCATTCGGTCACCGTTCCTTGCGACGCATCGTGCACGCTCGTCCCAATAGAGCTAACTCGTTCTCGTCGTAAGATAGCGACCTTCGGTCGAGCTAATTTTTCTGGCGCATCCTGAAATAATTCCTTTTTGGAATAATACTtatgtttttaagaaatttactaTATGTAATGATTTCCCATTTATcatctttaaatatttaaaaatctaattctaaaaattcggtaaaatttgtataacaaacaattaaaaagtaaaCTGGTGGTCTTGCACAAAAAAACTTTAACGGCAAACACAGCTGAGTTGTAGACCGAAAAGCCTTTGCAATTTTTCATCCTGTGCGAAAATATTCCGTTTATCGTTGTCCAGGATTGATTCAATGCGATCGTATATTACGCCATGTACGCCCTGCTGCTTGTACCAATCAACGGAAGCGCGATCACGTATCTCGTCGTCCCACAACATAACCCACTTATGTTGATGGTTGGCCAAAGCCACTGCGTCTGGATGAGTTTTGAAAATACTCGCTGCCGGCACAATGCCATTCAAATCAAATGCCTGTGCGGTACTCACAGCCGGATGTAGACAATGTGTGCGTGGGTCCAAATACCCAGGCAAAATTTTCGACACCAATAAGAATACTGGGTACATATTTTGCTTGAAGCGAAGCATAATGCAGATGTCCGCGTCAAAAGAACTAAAACAGCAAACGCGCCCCCAACTGGCTTCCTTCACCACCTGCAGTATAGCATCGACGAAGTCGTTCTTATCGATGGTCTGTATACTCTCCACGCCGCCTTTGTAGAACGCTTGCGGCCACTTGATGTCCATGTTACAACCAAGAAATCTGTTTGTCTTAGCGAAGAACTCTTTCAGCGTTGGAAAGAGACGCTCATTCTCGTCACATAAGCTGCTAGGCGCAGCATATTCCACGATTTCATCATTTACGATTTGATAAGTTTTCAAATGCTGCAGCTCCTCATAAGTAAAGTCCTTGATTGCTTTCAATGAAAGGTCATCTTTGGTAATCGGGGCTTCCAACTTCGTACATGTAAGTACATCAAAGTCATGAAAGATGATAGGCACCATATCTCTAGTAAGCATAACATCGAATTCGACCATGTCTGCGCCTGCTTTGAAAGCTCCATTCATAGAAAGCAACGTATTCTCGGTAATTGGCGCTGGGTTGTTCGCAATGAAACTACGTCCCATGCCGCGATGTCCAATGTCCAATCCTTTCCAACGGTTCGGCCAATACTGCAAGAAGGTTGTGTTCAATTGCACCTTCCACTCGGGCATAGCATTCACAACCAAGTAATTGATTTGTAACTTAGCCACTTCCAAACCATTCGAGATTCCATTAAAACTTACTGTAAATTGACCCTCACTGGTATTCAATGCCTCAGGCGAAATATATTGCTGGCCCAGAAACTGTACGCAACCAGTCGACTCATTCGACAAATTCAACTTCATCAAGTAGCCCACCAGCGCTTTGTCCACCGTTATTACTTGAAACAACAATGTATCGTTTTTGAACACTACTCCCAAATCGGGTTGATCTTTCATTTGGCTGCCACCATATAGCATACTGGAGTATTGAACATAAGCACGCGCAGATGGCAGAAGGGGCAGCATGAATTCCGGATGAACAGGTTCCAATTTGATACGCACTTCCTCGTCCGACAGCAATGGAAAGTTCTCTTTGAACTCCAATGCATGGAATAATTTGAAGAGCACCACATGTCCTGTATTTAGCCAAGCTTTACGCACTTTCGGTTTATTGGGGCACATGCAGCCAAACCTATCGACACATTTATCTTCCGTGCATTGCAACATGATTTCCCGCGCGCGCTCGTGCGCCTCCCAACGTCGCACTTGTACAGCACGCGTCGCTTTGTCCACGGCGGCGATAAAGTAGCGATAACGTATTAACTTCTGAGGCGACAACTCAACCACAACAGACCATTCGTTATAATCATCTTCGGAGCGCTTTAAGAGTGGCGCCAACTGTATATCCCAGACGCCAAGCGCCTCTTGATTGCCCATCACACCGACAACTTCATGGAGCGCTATGCGGATCCCAGACAAATTCACCATAAAATTTACACTCGCTGCAGGTTCGGCAGTCATTGTTGAAGTTGTTTggaatttcattaaattaaccAACAACGACCGATGATTTTTAGCGAAATGTACACAAGaatttagaaacaaatttttaaaatttccacGGCATGTTAATTTACGGCATACAAATTTTGACAACGCAGGCATGTTTGGAAAGACGATCGGTCATACAAAAATTgactttcaaacaaaaaattgaaaaaaacaagaaaatgtatttattttgagtttaaaTACAGGcaagttattttttctttaagccTTTCGTACCGAATACTTCGCATATGTTGCAGACTTATAAGTTTTAAGGCCAccagaatttaataaaattatactgCTGTTGCCGactgagttggtgcgtgactactattcggaagcgCAAAGGTTCGAATCTACGTgtatgaaacatcaaattatagaaaacgttttttctagcagacgctcctcggcaggcaatggcaaacctccgagtgtatttctgtcacgaaaaaagtcttcataaaaaacatcgaaacgcataccacaaataggagaaggagctcggcggAAGGCAGCTCGAAACGATTGCATGCTCGAATCAAATGCttcttattcatattgaccataacggtattaattgcagtCCTCagagaagaaattgtaaagggtccgccatataactttacgg is a genomic window of Anastrepha ludens isolate Willacy chromosome 6, idAnaLude1.1, whole genome shotgun sequence containing:
- the LOC128868631 gene encoding putative glycerophosphocholine phosphodiesterase GPCPD1 homolog 2: MPALSKFVCRKLTCRGNFKNLFLNSCVHFAKNHRSLLVNLMKFQTTSTMTAEPAASVNFMVNLSGIRIALHEVVGVMGNQEALGVWDIQLAPLLKRSEDDYNEWSVVVELSPQKLIRYRYFIAAVDKATRAVQVRRWEAHERAREIMLQCTEDKCVDRFGCMCPNKPKVRKAWLNTGHVVLFKLFHALEFKENFPLLSDEEVRIKLEPVHPEFMLPLLPSARAYVQYSSMLYGGSQMKDQPDLGVVFKNDTLLFQVITVDKALVGYLMKLNLSNESTGCVQFLGQQYISPEALNTSEGQFTVSFNGISNGLEVAKLQINYLVVNAMPEWKVQLNTTFLQYWPNRWKGLDIGHRGMGRSFIANNPAPITENTLLSMNGAFKAGADMVEFDVMLTRDMVPIIFHDFDVLTCTKLEAPITKDDLSLKAIKDFTYEELQHLKTYQIVNDEIVEYAAPSSLCDENERLFPTLKEFFAKTNRFLGCNMDIKWPQAFYKGGVESIQTIDKNDFVDAILQVVKEASWGRVCCFSSFDADICIMLRFKQNMYPVFLLVSKILPGYLDPRTHCLHPAVSTAQAFDLNGIVPAASIFKTHPDAVALANHQHKWVMLWDDEIRDRASVDWYKQQGVHGVIYDRIESILDNDKRNIFAQDEKLQRLFGLQLSCVCR